The following are from one region of the Passer domesticus isolate bPasDom1 chromosome 13, bPasDom1.hap1, whole genome shotgun sequence genome:
- the LOC135280009 gene encoding protocadherin gamma-A10-like, whose amino-acid sequence MCAAGRRWGRRQRALLGAVLLAAWQAAWGQLRYSVPEEMPKGSFVGDVAKDLGLQLSEIRDRGVRFVERGRTQYFAVHGKTGHLVTAERIDREQLCRLEKCVLRCELIVEGEMKVYEIEVEITDINDNSPSFKENELEQRMSEATAPRSRFPLPDAHDPDSGRNSLQSYELSGDEHFSLAVQAGPGGDQRPELVLAKALDREEAAFHELVLRARDGGDPARTGTARIRVTVVDANDNAPVFSQAEYTVRVPEDVPVGSVLVTVTAIDADEGLNGQVKYSLHRISIEASELFHLETKTGEITLKENLDFEETSSFEMEVQARDDGALFDAAKVTISVTDVNDNAPELTVSSALTEISEDAPSGTVVALLHVHDRDSGANGQVRCSLADDVPFRLQSSQGNYYSVVTASELDREQVWEYNVTVRAADGGSPSLQSSAVLALRVLDVNDNAPVFLEERYSARLAENNAAGALVLTVRATDADWGQNARVRYRLAEGRVRGAPLSSYVSVQAETGALYALRSLDYEQVRELQLWVRAEDGGAPALSSNVSVRLLIVDENDNAPQVLYPPAGAAAGSGAAWSGVELAPRRSEAGALVAKVVAVDADAGQNAWLSYELAKATEPGLFRVGLHSGEVRTARSPLARDAARHSLVVLVRDHGRPALSATATLSVVLAESVAELLAELGSAADEAAAPGEPAASLTRWLVLAVAAVSCLFVAFLLLLLALRLRRWHRQHLLPADSGALRGVPVSHFVGIDGVRAFLQSYSHDVSLTADSRKSQLRFSAASCCDTLPARPPPDEPAPLLGDQDPAGALPAPSAPPSVSFSLQVFPATLSSDAPLPFPRRVPCLA is encoded by the coding sequence ATGTGCGCGGCGGGGAGGCGCTGGGGCCGGCGGCAGCGAGCTCTGCTCGGGGCCGTCCTGCTGGCGGCGTGGCAGGCGGCGTGGGGGCAGCTGCGCTACTCGGTGCCCGAGGAGATGCCCAAGGGCTCGTTCGTGGGCGACGTGGCCAAggacctggggctgcagctttCGGAGATCCGAGATCGCGGCGTTCGCTTTGTAGAAAGAGGTAGGACGCAGTATTTTGCTGTGCACGGGAAGACGGGACATTTAGTGACGGCGGAGAGGATCGacagagagcagctgtgccGGCTGGAGAAATGCGTGCTGCGCTGTGAGCTGATAGTGGAGGGGGAAATGAAGGTTTATGAAATCGAAGTGGAAATCACGGACATTAACGACAACTCCCCCAGCTTCAAGGAAAACGAACTAGAACAGAGGATGAGCGAGGCGACAGCCCCACGGTCGCGGTTTCCCCTGCCAGACGCCCATGATCCTGACTCGGGCCggaattccctgcagagctaCGAGCTGAGCGGCGACGAGCACTTCTCGCTGGCCGTGCAGGCGGGCCCCGGCGGCGATCAGCGTCCCGAGCTGGTGCTGGCCAAGGCGCTGGACCGGGAGGAGGCGGCGTTTCACGAGCTGGTGCTGAGGGCGAGGGACGGCGGCGATCCGGCACGGACGGGCACGGCTCGGATCCGCGTGACCGTGGTGGATGCGAACGACAACGCGCCCGTGTTCAGCCAGGCGGAGTACACGGTGCGGGTGCCCGAGGACGTGCCCGTGGGCTCTGTCCTCGTCACCGTCACGGCCATTGATGCCGACGAAGGGCTGAATGGACAAGTCAAATACAGTTTACACAGAATTTCAATAGAGGCATCCGAACTTTTTCACCTTGAAACAAAGACAGGAGAAATAACCCTTAAGGAGAATTTAGACTTCGAGGAAACTTCCTCATTTGAAATGGAGGTGCAGGCACGGGACGACGGAGCACTATTCGATGCTGCCAAAGTCACGATCTCCGTGACAGATGTCAACGACAATGCCCCAGAACTGACAGTATCATCAGCATTGACTGAGATCAGTGAAGACGCCCCTTCGGGGACAGTGGTAGCCCTTTTGCACGTACATGATCGAGACTCGGGGGCTAACGGCCAGGTGCGCTGCTCGCTCGCCGATGACGTCCCGTTCCGCCTTCAAAGCTCGCAGGGCAATTACTACAGCGTGGTGACAGCGAGCGAGCTGGACCGGGAGCAGGTGTGGGAGTACAACGTGACGGTGCGGGCGGCGGACGGCGGGTCGCCGTCGCTGCAGAGCAGCGCGGTGCTGGCGCTGCGGGTGCTGGACGTGAACGACAACGCGCCGGTGTTCTTGGAGGAGCGCTACAGCGCGCGGCTGGCGGAGAACAACGCGGCGGGCGCGCTGGTGCTGACGGTGCGCGCCACGGACGCGGACTGGGGGCAGAACGCGCGCGTGCGCTACCGGCTGGCGGAGGGGCGGGTGCGGGGCGCGCCGCTGTCGTCGTACGTGTCGGTGCAGGCGGAGACGGGCGCGCTGTACGCGCTGCGCTCCTTGGACTACGAGCAGGTGCGCgagctgcagctgtgggtgcGGGCGGAGGACGGCGGCGCGCCGGCGCTGAGCAGCAACGTGTCGGTGCGGCTGCTGATCGTGGACGAGAACGACAACGCGCCGCAGGTGCTGTACCCGCCGGCGGGCGCAGCGGCGGGCTCGGGCGCGGCGTGGTCGGGCGTGGAGCTGGCGCCGCGCCGGTCGGAGGCCGGCGCGCTGGTGGCCAAGGTGGTGGCGGTGGACGCGGACGCGGGGCAGAACGCGTGGCTGTCCTACGAGCTGGCCAAGGCCACGGAGCCGGGGCTGTTCCGCGTGGGGCTGCACAGCGGCGAGGTGCGCACGGCGCGCTCGCCGCTGGCCCGCGACGCGGCGCGCCACAGCCTGGTGGTGCTGGTGCGGGACCACGGGCGGCCGGCGCTCTCGGCCACGGCCACGCTGAGCGTGGTGCTGGCCGAGAGCGTGGCCGAGCTGCTGGCCGAGCTGGGCAGCGCGGCCGacgaggcggcggcgccgggcgagCCGGCCGCCAGCCTGACGCGCTGGCTCGTGCTGGCCGTGGCCGCCGTGTCGTGCCTCTTCGtggccttcctgctgctgctgctggcgctGCGCCTGCGCCGCTGGCACCGCCAGCACCTGCTGCCGGCCGACAGCGGCGCCCTGCGCGGCGTGCCCGTGTCGCACTTCGTGGGCATCGACGGCGTGCGCGCCTTCCTGCAGTCCTACTCGCACGACGTGTCGCTCACGGCCGACTCGCGCAAGAGCCAGCTGCGCTTCTCGGCCGCCAGCTGCTGCGACACCCTcccggcccgcccgccgcccgaCGAGCCCGCGCCGCTGCTCGGGGACCAGGACCCCGCCGGCGCCCTGCCCGCGCCTTCTGCCCCTCCCTCGGTGAGTTTCTCTCTCCAGGTTTTCCCCGCGACGCTTTCTTCTGATGCTCCCCTGCCCtttccccgccgtgtcccctgTCTTGCATAG
- the LOC135280358 gene encoding protocadherin gamma-A12-like produces MCAAGRRWGRRQRALLGAVLLAAWQAAWGQLRYSVPEEMPKGSFVGDVVKDLGLQLPQISDNAVRVVTEGRTQYFALHGKTGHLVTAERIDREQLCESEQQCVLRCELIVEGEMKFYGIEVEIKDINDNAPSFKEIELEERISEATVPGSRFPLPDAHDPDSGRNSLQSYELSGDEHFSLAVQAGPGGDQRPELVLAKVLDREEAAFHELVLRAMDGGDPARTGTARIRVTVLDANDNAPVFSQAEYTVRVPEDVPVGSVIIAVTATDADEGVNGHVKYSFKKITEKALKIFYLDSESGEITLLRSLDFEEGTSYELEVQARDGAGLSDTAEVAITVTDINDNAPEISVRSALSEISEDAPSGTVVALLHVQDRDSGANGQVRCSLEGGVPFRLQRSQSNYYSVVTAGELDREQVWEYNVTVRAADGGSPSLQSSAVLALRVLDVNDNAPVFLEERYSARLAENNAAGALVLTVRATDADWGQNARVRYRLAEGRVRGAPLSSYVSVQAETGALYALRSLDYEQVRELQLWVRAEDGGAPALSSNVSVRLLIVDENDNAPQVLYPPAGAAAGSGAAWSGVELAPRRSEAGALVAKVVAVDADAGQNAWLSYELAKATEPGLFRVGLHSGEVRTARSPLARDAARHSLVVLVRDHGRPALSATATLSVVLAESVAELLAELGSAADEAAAPGEPAASLTRWLVLAVAAVSCLFVAFLLLLLALRLRRWHRQHLLPADSGALRGVPVSHFVGIDGVRAFLQSYSHDVSLTADSRKSQLRFSAASCCDTLPARPPPDEPAPLLGDQDPAGALPADSASAPILRKFY; encoded by the exons ATGTGCGCGGCGGGGAGGCGCTGGGGCCGGCGGCAGCGAGCTCTGCTCGGGGCCGTCCTGCTGGCGGCGTGGCAGGCGGCGTGGGGGCAGCTGCGCTACTCGGTGCCCGAGGAGATGCCCAAGGGCTCGTTCGTGGGCGACGTGGTCAAggacctggggctgcagctgccgcaGATCAGTGATAATGCTGTCCGTGTTGTTACCGAAGGTAGGACGCAGTATTTCGCGCTGCACGGGAAGACGGGACATTTAGTGACAGCGGAGAGGATCGACAGAGAGCAGCTGTGCGAGAGTGAGCAGCAATGCGTGCTGCGCTGTGAGCTGATAGTGGAGGGGGAAATGAAGTTTTATGGAATAGAAGTGGAAATCAAGGACATAAATGACAACGCACCCAGCTTCAAGGAAattgagctggaagagagaataAGCGAGGCGACGGTCCCGGGGTCGCGCTTTCCCCTGCCAGACGCCCATGATCCTGACTCGGGCCggaattccctgcagagctaCGAGCTGAGCGGCGACGAGCACTTCTCACTGGCCGTGCAGGCGGGCCCCGGCGGCGATCAGCGTCCCGAGCTGGTGCTGGCCAAGGTGCTGGACCGGGAGGAGGCGGCGTTTCACGAGCTGGTGCTGAGGGCGATGGACGGCGGCGATCCGGCACGGACGGGCACGGCTCGGATCCGCGTGACGGTGCTGGACGCGAACGACAACGCGCCCGTGTTTAGCCAGGCGGAGTACACGGTGCGAGTGCCCGAGGACGTGCCCGTGGGCTCCGTAATCATTGCTGTCACGGCAACGGACGCCGACGAAGGGGTGAATGGTCATGTGAAATACTCGTTTAAGAAAATCACAGAGAAAGCCTTGAAAATATTCTACTTAGATTCTGAGAGTGGAGAGATCACTCTGTTGCGGAGCCTGGACTTCGAGGAAGGCACCTCCTACGAACTGGAGGTGCAGGCACGGGACGGGGCTGGCCTGTCCGACACTGCAGAAGTTGCGATCACTGTCACAGACATAAACGATAACGCACCCGAGATTTCAGTGAGGTCAGCGCTCAGCGAAATTTCTGAGGATGCCCCTTCGGGGACAGTGGTAGCCCTGTTGCACGTACAAGATCGAGACTCAGGGGCAAATGGCCAGGTGCGCTGCTCCCTCGAAGGGGGCGTCCCGTTCCGGCTGCAAAGGTCGCAGAGCAATTACTACAGCGTGGTGACAGCGGGAGAGCTGGACCGGGAGCAGGTGTGGGAGTACAACGTGACGGTGCGGGCGGCGGACGGCGGGTCGCCGTCGCTGCAGAGCAGCGCGGTGCTGGCGCTGCGGGTGCTGGACGTGAACGACAACGCGCCGGTGTTCTTGGAGGAGCGCTACAGCGCGCGGCTGGCGGAGAACAACGCGGCGGGCGCGCTGGTGCTGACGGTGCGCGCCACGGACGCGGACTGGGGGCAGAACGCGCGCGTGCGCTACCGGCTGGCGGAGGGGCGGGTGCGGGGCGCGCCGCTGTCGTCGTACGTGTCGGTGCAGGCGGAGACGGGCGCGCTGTACGCGCTGCGCTCCTTGGACTACGAGCAGGTGCGCgagctgcagctgtgggtgcGGGCGGAGGACGGCGGCGCGCCGGCGCTGAGCAGCAACGTGTCGGTGCGGCTGCTGATCGTGGACGAGAACGACAACGCGCCGCAGGTGCTGTACCCGCCGGCGGGCGCAGCGGCGGGCTCGGGCGCGGCGTGGTCGGGCGTGGAGCTGGCGCCGCGCCGGTCGGAGGCCGGCGCGCTGGTGGCCAAGGTGGTGGCGGTGGACGCGGACGCGGGGCAGAACGCGTGGCTGTCCTACGAGCTGGCCAAGGCCACGGAGCCGGGGCTGTTCCGCGTGGGGCTGCACAGCGGCGAGGTGCGCACGGCGCGCTCGCCGCTGGCCCGCGACGCGGCGCGCCACAGCCTGGTGGTGCTGGTGCGGGACCACGGGCGGCCGGCGCTCTCGGCCACGGCCACGCTGAGCGTGGTGCTGGCCGAGAGCGTGGCCGAGCTGCTGGCCGAGCTGGGCAGCGCGGCCGacgaggcggcggcgccgggcgagCCGGCCGCCAGCCTGACGCGCTGGCTCGTGCTGGCCGTGGCCGCCGTGTCGTGCCTCTTCGtggccttcctgctgctgctgctggcgctGCGCCTGCGCCGCTGGCACCGCCAGCACCTGCTGCCGGCCGACAGCGGCGCCCTGCGCGGCGTGCCCGTGTCGCACTTCGTGGGCATCGACGGCGTGCGCGCCTTCCTGCAGTCCTACTCGCACGACGTGTCGCTCACGGCCGACTCGCGCAAGAGCCAGCTGCGCTTCTCGGCCGCCAGCTGCTGCGACACCCTcccggcccgcccgccgcccgaCGAGCCCGCGCCGCTGCTCGGGGACCAGGACCCCGCCGGCGCCCTGCCCGCGGATTCCGCCTCCGCACCG ATATTACGGAAGTTCTATTGA
- the LOC135280359 gene encoding protocadherin gamma-B5-like has translation MAVRRRQRLGPGGGRALLAAVLVCLWGRAAAERVRYAIPEELGRGSLVGPLARDLGLSADELPARKLRLSDEKQYFTVNEENGNLYVNERLDREEMCGESATCSVSFEALVHNPLNIFHVEVAIEDVNDNSPVFSKPALELEITELTVPGTRFPLEMARDADAGSNSQLTYELSSNPSFSLILDDNPGGKKQPELVLEKALDREMQSSFELVLTAVDHGDPSRSGTVQVRINVTDANDNQPVFSKRVYEARATENLPAGSLVLQVMATDADAGSNGQVFYSFSNVPEGFRRLFTVDSDSGEVRVVGPLDFEEKNKYIFSLEATDGGGLTSHCEVQIDITDENDNAPEITILSLSSPVPEDAPVGTVVALLKVRDRDSGENGQVSCELSGEAPLSIVASSGGSYKVVTTGALDREQASEHGVTVVARDRGRPALWSSRELVLEVSDVNDNAPVFEEAAYSAYVAENNAAGALVLRVQARDADAGANGRVSYWLAGGSAGAAGAAPLVSVEARSGALYAQRSLDYEQCREFTVAVRAQDGGSPARSSTATVRVFVLDRNDNAPRVLWPAAAAAAGEAAGGAATPFEVVPRSAEAGYLVAKVVAVDADAGRNAWLSYELVQASEPALFRVGLHSGEVRTARAVSERDAAKQRVVAVVKDHGQPALSATATLHVVLAESLQEALPELSERPAGAEEAAAAAAELQFYLVLALALLSALLVLSVALAVLARLRRAGPPAVLRCLGAQRFSLAGAAFPADFCEGTLPYSYNLCVAAPARAVPEAAWPPPPPPVPVLSAEELLGGDFCEKPSSNSSAIEGEVSAQPDLPQVCKTVSTYYSP, from the coding sequence ATGGCGGTGAGGCGGCGGCAGAGGCTTGGGCCGGGCGGCGGGCGAGCGCTGCTGGCCGCGGTGCTGGTGTGCCTgtggggccgggcggcggccgAGCGGGTCCGCTACGCCATCCCcgaggagctgggcagaggctCGCTCGTGGGGCCGCTGGCGCGGGACCTGGGGCTCAGCGCGGACGAGCTGCCGGCGCGCAAGCTGCGGCTGAGCGACGAGAAGCAATACTTCACGGTGAATGAGGAGAACGGGAACCTGTACgtgaatgagaggctggaccGGGAGGAGATGTGCGGCGAGTCGGCGACCTGCTCCGTCAGCTTCGAGGCGCTGGTGCACAACCCGCTGAACATTTTCCACGTCGAGGTGGCGATCGAGGATGTGAATGACAATTCCCCGGTTTTTAGcaagcctgctctggaactgGAAATCACGGAACTGACGGTTCCCGGGACTCGTTTTCCTTTGGAAATGGCCCGAGACGCCGACGCAGGAAGTAACTCCCAGCTGACTTACGAGCTCTCCAGCAACCCGTCCTTCTCTCTCATCTTGGATGACAACCCGGGTGGAAAGAAGCAGCCTGAATTAGTGCTGGAGAAAGCATTGGACCGAGAGATGCAGAGCTCCTTTGAGTTGGTGCTGACGGCCGTAGATCACGGGGATCCCTCGAGGTCCGGGACTGTCCAGGTTCGCATCAACGTGACGGATGCAAATGATAACCAGCCTGTGTTCAGTAAAAGAGTATACGAGGCACGAGCTACGGAGAATCTGCCGGCGGGGTCACTGGTGTTGCAAGTAATGGCCACGGATGCGGACGCCGGCTCCAACGGGCAGGTCTTCTATTCCTTCAGCAACGTCCCGGAAGGATTTCGCAGATTGTTCACGGTCGACAGTGACAGTGGTGAGGTCAGAGTGGTGGGTCCCCTCGATTTCGAGGAGAAGAATAAATACATCTTCAGCCTGGAGGCGACAGACGGAGGCGGGCTTACCAGTCACTGCGAAGTGCAGATCGACATCACCGACGAGAATGACAATGCGCCGGAAATCACGATTCTGTCGCTGTCGAGCCCCGTGCCAGAGGACGCACCGGTGGGCACCGTGGTGGCCCTGCTGAAAGTTCGGGATCGGGACTCCGGCGAGAACGGTCAGGTGTCGTGCGAGCTGTCGGGAGAGGCGCCGCTGTCGATCGTGGCGTCGTCGGGCGGCTCGTACAAGGTGGTGACGACGGGCGCGCTGGACCGGGAGCAGGCGTCGGAGCATGGCGTGACGGTGGTGGCCCGGGACCGGGGCAGGCCGGCgctgtggagcagcagggagctggtgctggaggtGTCGGACGTGAACGACAACGCGCCGGTGTTCGAGGAGGCGGCGTACAGCGCGTACGTGGCGGAGAACAACGCGGCGGGCGCGCTGGTGCTGCGCGTGCAGGCGCGGGACGCGGACGCGGGCGCCAACGGGCGCGTGAGCTACTGGCTggcgggcggcagcgcgggcgcggcgggcgcggcgccgcTCGTGTCGGTGGAGGCGCGGAGCGGCGCGCTGTACGCGCAGCGCTCCCTGGACTACGAGCAGTGCCGCGAGTTCACGGTGGCCGTGCGGGCGCAGGACGGCGGCTCGCCGGCGCGCAGCTCCACGGCCACGGTGCGCGTCTTCGTGCTGGACCGCAACGACAACGCGCCCAGGGTGCTgtggccggcggcggcggcggcggcgggagaggcggCGGGAGGGGCGGCGACGCCTTTCGAGGTGGTGCCGCGTTCGGCCGAGGCCGGCTACCTGGTGGCCAAGGTGGTGGCGGTGGACGCGGACGCGGGGCGCAACGCGTGGCTGTCGTACGAGCTGGTGCAGGCGTCGGAGCCGGCGCTGTTCCGCGTGGGGCTGCACAGCGGCGAGGTGCGCACGGCGCGCGCCGTGTCCGAGCGGGACGCGGCCAAGCAGCGTGTGGTGGCCGTGGTGAAGGACCACGGGCAGCCGGCGCTGTCGGCCACGGCCACGCTGCACGTGGTGCTGGCCGAGAGCTTGCAGGAGGCGCTGCCGGAGCTGAGCGAGCGGCCGGCGGGCGccgaggaggcggcggcggcggcggccgagcTGCAGTTCTACCtggtgctggcgctggcgctgctgtcGGCGCTCTTGGTGCTGAGCGTGGcgctggccgtgctggcgcggctgcgccgggccgggccgcccgcCGTGCTGCGCTGCCTGGGCGCGCAGCGCTTCTCGCTGGCCGGCGCCGCCTTCCCGGCCGACTTCTGCGAGGGCACCTTGCCCTACTCCTACAACCTGTGCGTGGCGGCGCCGGCCCGCGCCGTGCCCGAGGCCGCttggccgccgccgccgccgccggtgCCCGTCCTGTCGgcggaggagctgctgggcggCGATTTCTGCGAGAAGCCAAGCTCCAACAGCAGCGCTATCGAGGGAGAAGTGTCTGCCCAACCCGACCTACCGCAGGTCTGTAAAACCGTAAGCACCTACTATTCTCCTTGA
- the LOC135280008 gene encoding protocadherin gamma-B5-like — protein MAVRRRQRLGPGGGRALLAAVLLCVWGRAAAERVRYAIPEELGRGSLVGPLARDLGLSADELPARKLRLSDEKQYFTVNEENGNLYVNERLDREEMCGESATCSVSFEALVHNPLNIFHVEVAIEDVNDNSPAFSKAALDLEIGELIPPGARFPLEMAHDADVGSNSLLTYQLTSNPSFSLAIKESPEGSKPEIILERALDREQQNSFELVLTAVDAGDPVRSGSVQIRVNVTDANDNAPVFEQDRYRVSLPENTAPGSEVLKLSASDADAGTNARITYSFGKMPAKALQKFVIDAESGSVTLQEALDFEDTRAFSLPVEAKDGGGLVAQSMVEVEVLDVNDNAPEITLLSVSSPVPEDAPTGTVVAVLKVRDRDSGENGQVWCELSGEAPLSIVASSGGSYKVVTTGALDREQASEHGVTVVARDRGRPALWSSRELVLEVSDVNDNAPVFEEAAYSAYVAENNAAGALVLRVQARDADAGANGRVSYWLAGGSAGAAGAAPLVSVEARSGALYAQRSLDYEQCREFTVAVRAQDGGSPARSSTATVRVFVLDRNDNAPRVLWPAAAAAAAGEAAGGAATPFEVVPRSAEAGYLVAKVVAVDADAGRNAWLSYELVQASEPALFRVGLHSGEVRTARAVSERDAAKQRVVAVVKDHGQPALSATATLHVVLAESLQEALPELSERPAGAEEEAAAAAELQFYLVLALALLSALLVLSVALAVLARLRRAGPPAVLRCLGAQRFSLAGAAFPADFCEGTLPYSYNLCVAAPARAVPEAAWPPPPPPVPVLSAEELLGGDSCEKPSPNCDLVEGEPPAEPDAPQVCKGWVSLFKSFRMVVIFPWVFSAWSQWVFVICIPK, from the coding sequence ATGGCGGTGAGGCGGCGGCAGAGGCTTGGGCCGGGCGGCGGGCGAGCGCTGCTGGCCGCGGTGCTGCTGTGCGTgtggggccgggcggcggccgAGCGGGTCCGCTACGCCATCCCcgaggagctgggcagaggctCGCTCGTGGGGCCGCTGGCGCGGGACCTGGGGCTCAGCGCGGACGAGCTGCCGGCGCGCAAGCTGCGGCTGAGCGACGAGAAGCAATACTTCACGGTGAATGAGGAGAACGGGAACCTGTACgtgaatgagaggctggaccGGGAGGAGATGTGCGGCGAGTCGGCGACCTGCTCCGTCAGCTTCGAGGCGCTGGTGCACAACCCGCTGAACATTTTCCACGTCGAGGTGGCGATCGAGGACGTGAATGACAATTCCCCGGCCTTCAGCAAGGCTGCCCTGGACCTCGAGATTGGTGAATTAATCCCTCCTGGTGCTCGTTTTCCTTTGGAGATGGCCCATGACGCAGACGTGGGCAGCAACTCGCTGCTGACTTACCAGCTCACCAGCAACCCGTCCTTCTCTCTCGCAATTAAGGAGAGCCCGGAAGGAAGCAAGCCGGAAATAATTCTGGAGAGAGCCTTGGACCGAGAGCAGCAGAATTCTTTCGAGCTGGTGCTGACAGCAGTTGATGCCGGGGACCCTGTGAGGTCCGGGAGTGTCCAGATTCGGGTCAATGTGACGGACGCCAACGACAATGCACCCGTATTTGAACAGGACCGATACCGCGTGAGCCTGCCCGAAAACACAGCGCCGGGTTCGGAAGTACTAAAGCTGTCAGCCTCAGATGCTGACGCCGGCACCAACGCCCGCATCACCTACAGCTTCGGAAAAATGCCAGCCAAGGCACTTCAGAAGTTCGTGATAGATGCAGAGAGTGGCTCTGTCACACTGCAGGAGGCTTTGGACTTTGAGGACACGCGAGCATTTAGCTTGCCTGTGGAGGCGAAGGATGGAGGGGGTTTGGTGGCACAGTCCATGGTGGAGGTGGAGGTGCTAGACGTGAATGACAACGCGCCCGAGATCACATTACTCTCGGTGTCCAGCCCGGTGCCCGAGGACGCTCCGACTGGCACCGTGGTGGCCGTGCTGAAAGTTCGGGACCGAGACTCCGGCGAGAACGGTCAGGTGTGGTGCGAGCTGTCGGGAGAGGCGCCGCTGTCGATCGTGGCGTCGTCGGGCGGCTCGTACAAGGTGGTGACGACGGGCGCGCTGGACCGGGAGCAGGCGTCGGAGCATGGCGTGACGGTGGTGGCCCGGGACCGGGGCAGGCCGGCgctgtggagcagcagggagctggtgctggaggtGTCGGACGTGAACGACAACGCGCCGGTGTTCGAGGAGGCGGCGTACAGCGCGTACGTGGCGGAGAACAACGCGGCGGGCGCGCTGGTGCTGCGCGTGCAGGCGCGGGACGCGGACGCGGGCGCCAACGGGCGCGTGAGCTACTGGCTggcgggcggcagcgcgggcgcggcgggcgcggcgccgcTCGTGTCGGTGGAGGCGCGGAGCGGCGCGCTGTACGCGCAGCGCTCCCTGGACTACGAGCAGTGCCGCGAGTTCACGGTGGCCGTGCGGGCGCAGGACGGCGGCTCGCCGGCGCGCAGCTCCACGGCCACGGTGCGCGTCTTCGTGCTGGACCGCAACGACAACGCGCCCAGGGTGCTgtggccggcggcggcggcggcggcggcgggagaggcTGCGGGAGGGGCGGCGACGCCTTTCGAGGTGGTGCCGCGTTCGGCCGAGGCCGGCTACCTGGTGGCCAAGGTGGTGGCGGTGGACGCGGACGCGGGGCGCAACGCGTGGCTGTCGTACGAGCTGGTGCAGGCGTCGGAGCCGGCGCTGTTCCGCGTGGGGCTGCACAGCGGCGAGGTGCGCACGGCGCGCGCCGTGTCCGAGCGGGACGCGGCCAAGCAGCGTGTGGTGGCCGTGGTGAAGGACCACGGGCAGCCGGCGCTGTCGGCCACGGCCACGCTGCACGTGGTGCTGGCCGAGAGCTTGCAGGAGGCGCTGCCGGAGCTGAGCGAGCGGCCGGCGGGCGccgaggaggaggcggcggcggcggccgagcTGCAGTTCTACCtggtgctggcgctggcgctgctgtcGGCGCTCTTGGTGCTGAGCGTGGcgctggccgtgctggcgcggctgcgccgggccgggccgcccgcCGTGCTGCGCTGCCTGGGCGCGCAGCGCTTCTCGCTGGCCGGCGCCGCCTTCCCGGCCGACTTCTGCGAGGGCACCTTGCCCTACTCCTACAACCTGTGCGTGGCGGCGCCGGCCCGCGCCGTGCCCGAGGCCGCttggccgccgccgccgccgccggtgCCCGTCCTGTCGgcggaggagctgctgggcggCGATTCCTGCGAGAAGCCGAGCCCCAACTGTGACCTCGTCGAGGGAGAGCCGCCCGCCGAGCCGGATGCACCGCAGGTCTGTAAAGGCTgggtttctctttttaaaagtttCCGAATGGTCGTCATTTTCCCCTGGGTATTCTCTGCATGGTCTCAGTGGGTATTCGTCATTTGTATCCCCAAGTAG